The Candidatus Methylomirabilota bacterium genome includes a window with the following:
- a CDS encoding response regulator codes for MQPSSRPASAIDELNRLAGSLNECVVSKCPAAPRVVDELNRLAGSLHDTLNALAESEAKFRGLVNDAPDAMLLVNQAGRIVLANDEAERLFGYTQQELLGAPLEMLVPERLRSRHEADRATYLINPVTRPMGVGLELYGVRKDGHEFPVDIKLSHYPTKDGGIIMSAIRDITARKQAEAQLYLRTTALEAAANGIVITNREGTIIWVNPAVTSLTGYTAPELLDRNPRLLKSGHHDTAFYRHLWETILSGQVWHGEMINRRKDGSLYTEEQTISPVRDGQDQITHFIAVKQDITARKRADADLTAAHTELAQLYETTKDLATRWEALFTLSRLLNRSLELDEVFGTFAQAVESYVPYDRLGMILPEGDQLRVAYSVAHLPLASHQGQSWPKTNDTAVEWILTHREPRLVRNLVTELGFRDETYLAQEGIRSVLGLPLLAGGEVLGVFFLDSLTTGAYSSRDIERLLPLADQVAIVIEHSRLWSSVQRQAEELKREVEERKRAEAAMQQAKTIAETANRAKSDFLAKMSHEIRTPLNAIIGMTELTLDTVLTAEQQEFLQVVQSSSEALLTVINDILDLSKLEAGQMTIEDVDFHLRDVVEGVAEILSIRAQKKGLELTCYVDPALPSRVRGDPTRLRQVLVNLVGNAIKFTERGEVAVQVEQTKVDTPGRVGLHFSVADTGIGIPSHLHAKIFDPFAQADATTTRRFGGSGLGLSISKALVELMGGRIWVESEEGKGSTFHCGLTVSVAEPEAEVARGEEETYPDLRHVTVLIVDDNSTNRLILRRMLQTWGMSVREATGGEEALTLLQAPQPGYQIVILDYQMPDMDGASVARAIRQIPRLQQIKLVMLSSWEGLSAAMKEELGITVVLTKPVKHSKLLDVLLGLLRRTKEVEVPVEPLTPEAERPTLQQHILLVEDNPDNQYLVERILKSAGYWVVTAENGIAAVDAVRQVRYDLILMDVQMPEMDGFEATRAIRSWEREHNVGRTPIIAMTAYVGAEYREQCLQQGMDDYLTKPLKKDLLLQTMKHYLDNSEEAGEDAVSEVP; via the coding sequence ATGCAACCGAGTTCACGCCCAGCATCGGCTATTGACGAACTCAACCGGCTGGCCGGCAGTCTGAATGAGTGTGTTGTTAGCAAGTGTCCCGCCGCGCCGCGAGTGGTTGATGAACTCAACCGGCTGGCCGGTAGTCTGCATGACACGCTCAACGCGCTTGCCGAAAGCGAGGCCAAGTTTCGCGGGCTAGTGAATGACGCGCCGGATGCCATGTTACTGGTCAACCAGGCAGGACGCATTGTGCTCGCAAACGACGAAGCAGAAAGGCTGTTCGGCTATACGCAGCAGGAGTTGCTGGGCGCACCCCTTGAGATGCTGGTACCGGAACGCCTCCGCAGCCGGCACGAAGCGGATCGCGCCACCTACCTCATCAACCCCGTGACGCGGCCCATGGGGGTGGGTCTGGAATTATACGGCGTGCGCAAGGACGGGCATGAGTTCCCTGTGGACATCAAGCTGAGCCACTATCCCACCAAGGATGGCGGCATCATCATGAGCGCGATTCGTGATATCACCGCCCGCAAACAGGCAGAGGCCCAACTGTACCTGCGCACCACCGCACTGGAGGCCGCGGCCAACGGCATCGTCATCACTAACCGGGAAGGAACCATCATCTGGGTCAATCCCGCCGTTACCTCTCTTACAGGCTACACGGCCCCGGAGCTGCTCGATCGCAACCCGCGCCTCCTCAAGTCAGGCCATCACGATACTGCGTTCTACCGGCATCTTTGGGAGACGATTCTCTCCGGGCAGGTCTGGCACGGAGAGATGATTAACCGGCGTAAGGACGGGAGCCTCTACACCGAAGAGCAGACCATCTCCCCCGTTCGAGACGGTCAAGATCAGATCACCCATTTCATCGCGGTCAAGCAGGACATCACCGCCCGCAAGCGCGCAGATGCGGACCTGACAGCCGCCCATACCGAACTGGCTCAACTGTATGAGACGACAAAGGACCTCGCCACGCGGTGGGAGGCGCTCTTCACGCTGAGCCGCCTCCTGAACCGATCGCTCGAACTCGATGAGGTCTTCGGTACCTTTGCCCAGGCGGTGGAGTCCTACGTCCCGTATGACCGCTTGGGGATGATTCTCCCGGAAGGGGATCAACTCCGCGTGGCCTACTCCGTCGCTCATCTCCCGCTTGCCTCCCACCAGGGACAGAGCTGGCCGAAGACGAACGACACGGCGGTCGAGTGGATACTGACCCACAGAGAGCCCCGGCTTGTGCGTAATCTCGTCACGGAGCTCGGGTTCCGCGATGAGACCTATCTGGCGCAGGAAGGGATCCGATCCGTTCTTGGACTTCCCCTTCTGGCTGGAGGAGAGGTGTTGGGAGTCTTCTTCCTCGACAGCCTGACGACCGGGGCGTACTCCTCACGAGACATTGAGCGCCTGCTTCCCCTGGCCGATCAGGTGGCCATTGTGATTGAGCACAGCCGGCTCTGGAGTTCCGTGCAACGTCAGGCCGAAGAGCTGAAACGAGAGGTCGAAGAACGTAAGCGGGCGGAAGCCGCAATGCAACAGGCGAAAACTATCGCAGAAACAGCCAACCGAGCCAAGAGCGACTTCCTGGCCAAGATGAGTCACGAAATCCGGACGCCGTTGAATGCCATCATCGGGATGACCGAACTTACCCTCGACACCGTACTCACAGCCGAGCAACAAGAGTTCTTGCAGGTGGTACAGTCCTCCTCGGAGGCGCTGCTGACGGTCATTAACGATATCCTTGACCTCTCCAAACTTGAGGCGGGCCAGATGACGATTGAGGACGTAGATTTTCACCTGCGGGATGTCGTTGAGGGTGTGGCCGAGATTCTGAGCATTCGGGCCCAGAAAAAGGGGCTGGAGTTGACGTGCTATGTGGATCCCGCGCTGCCCTCACGGGTTCGCGGAGACCCTACACGCCTGAGACAGGTGTTGGTCAACCTGGTGGGCAATGCGATCAAGTTCACTGAACGCGGAGAGGTGGCTGTCCAGGTTGAGCAGACAAAGGTTGATACGCCCGGGCGAGTGGGGCTCCATTTTTCGGTAGCCGATACCGGAATCGGTATCCCGAGTCATCTGCACGCCAAAATCTTTGACCCGTTTGCGCAGGCGGACGCCACCACAACGCGACGATTCGGGGGGAGCGGACTGGGCTTGAGTATCTCGAAAGCTCTCGTAGAGCTGATGGGTGGGCGGATATGGGTGGAAAGCGAGGAGGGTAAGGGTTCCACCTTCCATTGTGGTCTTACGGTCTCCGTGGCGGAGCCTGAAGCTGAGGTTGCGAGAGGAGAGGAGGAGACCTATCCCGACCTCCGCCATGTCACGGTGCTGATTGTGGATGACAATTCGACCAATCGCCTCATCCTGCGCCGAATGCTACAGACGTGGGGCATGTCCGTGAGAGAAGCCACCGGCGGGGAGGAGGCTCTGACGCTGTTGCAGGCGCCACAACCGGGCTATCAGATCGTCATCCTCGACTATCAGATGCCGGACATGGACGGAGCGTCCGTCGCGCGGGCGATTCGACAAATCCCACGACTCCAGCAAATCAAGTTAGTGATGCTCTCATCCTGGGAAGGGCTGTCTGCTGCTATGAAAGAGGAACTCGGGATTACAGTGGTCCTGACCAAGCCGGTCAAGCACTCAAAGCTCCTGGATGTATTGTTGGGGCTGCTTCGAAGGACGAAAGAAGTCGAGGTTCCGGTTGAGCCACTCACCCCTGAAGCGGAACGCCCCACCCTCCAGCAGCACATCTTACTTGTCGAGGACAATCCAGACAATCAGTATCTGGTGGAAAGAATTCTCAAGAGCGCCGGGTACTGGGTCGTGACCGCCGAGAATGGGATTGCAGCGGTGGACGCCGTACGGCAGGTCCGCTATGATCTCATCCTGATGGACGTGCAGATGCCGGAAATGGATGGGTTTGAGGCGACTCGAGCGATCAGGTCATGGGAGCGGGAGCACAACGTCGGGCGGACACCCATCATCGCGATGACGGCGTATGTGGGTGCGGAGTATCGGGAGCAGTGCCTCCAGCAGGGGATGGATGATTATCTCACGAAGCCGCTGAAGAAGGATCTCCTGCTTCAGACGATGAAGCACTATCTGGACAATTCGGAGGAAGCCGGTGAGGATGCTGTCTCGGAGGTCCCATAA
- a CDS encoding SpoIIE family protein phosphatase, whose translation MRRLLLHTLQKWGYEVASASDGAQAWETLQNEPISFVITDWIMPNLDGLELCRRIREGRFARYIYIILLTAKHSKDELIKGMEAGADDFLIKPFNAGELKVRIRAGERVVKLENDLEEQNKKLQEAYSRIREDLDAAVTMQRGLLPSRALVVPGFRFEWIFAPCHFVAGDIFNVFQLNEHRVGFYILDVAGHGIPAAMLSVTLSKLLSPTISQGSPLMRFVPDPPHYDLAMPAEAVHTLNQLFQSRDDAMQYFTMVYGIVETRSARTLLTQAGHPSPIYQPREAKAELLGTGGFPVGMLPDVKYGEEELHLHPGDRLFFYSDGIPECTAKNGERFSVDRLIAFLEAWRERPLRDVMAGVKQAIERWRGSDEFEDDITLLALERETT comes from the coding sequence ATGCGGAGGCTCCTGCTGCACACCCTCCAAAAATGGGGCTACGAGGTCGCTTCTGCATCCGACGGCGCACAAGCGTGGGAGACTCTTCAGAACGAGCCGATCAGTTTTGTGATTACCGACTGGATCATGCCGAACCTGGACGGTTTAGAGCTTTGCCGCCGAATCAGAGAAGGCAGATTCGCGAGATACATCTACATCATCCTCCTGACAGCCAAACACTCAAAAGATGAACTCATCAAGGGGATGGAGGCCGGCGCCGATGATTTCCTGATCAAACCCTTCAACGCCGGGGAACTCAAGGTCCGGATCAGAGCGGGGGAACGGGTCGTCAAGCTGGAAAATGATCTGGAGGAGCAGAATAAGAAGTTGCAGGAGGCCTATTCGAGGATTCGTGAGGACCTCGATGCGGCAGTGACGATGCAGCGAGGTCTCCTGCCCAGCCGCGCACTGGTCGTCCCCGGGTTCAGGTTTGAGTGGATATTTGCTCCCTGTCATTTCGTCGCAGGCGACATCTTTAATGTCTTCCAGCTCAATGAGCACCGGGTAGGCTTTTATATTCTTGATGTTGCCGGTCACGGGATTCCTGCGGCGATGCTGTCAGTCACCCTGAGTAAGCTGCTCTCGCCCACCATCAGTCAGGGAAGTCCCTTGATGCGCTTCGTCCCGGACCCCCCCCATTACGACCTCGCCATGCCGGCGGAGGCTGTTCATACCCTTAACCAACTGTTTCAGTCCAGGGACGATGCAATGCAGTATTTCACTATGGTGTACGGCATCGTCGAGACCCGCAGCGCCCGAACACTGCTGACTCAAGCCGGTCATCCATCGCCGATCTACCAACCCAGGGAGGCGAAAGCCGAGTTGCTGGGAACGGGGGGATTTCCTGTGGGAATGTTGCCCGATGTCAAGTATGGAGAAGAAGAACTGCACCTCCATCCCGGCGATAGGCTCTTCTTCTACTCCGATGGCATTCCTGAATGTACCGCGAAGAATGGAGAGCGTTTTTCCGTAGACCGCCTCATCGCTTTCTTAGAGGCGTGGCGAGAGCGTCCGTTGCGCGACGTAATGGCGGGTGTCAAACAAGCAATAGAGCGCTGGAGGGGCAGCGATGAGTTTGAGGACGACATTACCCTGCTGGCGCTCGAAAGGGAAACGACGTAG
- a CDS encoding heme-binding protein: MDRLRRHRKIFTCGLAGVVAGFVIAVNGAFAAGGSVGSCAALPNWATLHAALKSVAPDSSGLQLNMWATVINRDGIVCAVAFTGPNRGAQWPGSRVISAQKANTANAFSLSGLALATANLYFAVQPGGSLFGLQESNPVDAAVAYADPASSFGLSGDPMVGQRIGGVNVFGGGLALYNSNGTLVGGVGVSGDTSCTDHVVAWNLRHALGLDHLAGLFPVSGDAARPDNMVQDIVFASAPSQPADPGHVTGAANSLSGFGHPICLNNPDLSALPAVQ, translated from the coding sequence ATGGACAGATTGAGAAGGCATCGTAAAATCTTTACGTGTGGGCTCGCAGGTGTCGTTGCCGGTTTTGTCATTGCCGTGAATGGAGCCTTTGCTGCAGGCGGCTCAGTTGGCTCCTGCGCGGCCCTGCCTAATTGGGCCACCTTGCACGCCGCGCTTAAAAGTGTAGCCCCGGACAGCAGCGGTCTGCAGCTCAACATGTGGGCCACCGTGATCAACCGAGACGGCATTGTCTGTGCCGTGGCCTTCACTGGTCCGAATCGAGGTGCTCAGTGGCCTGGCAGCCGGGTCATCTCCGCCCAGAAGGCCAATACCGCTAATGCATTCAGTCTGTCCGGCTTGGCGCTTGCGACCGCCAACCTTTACTTTGCCGTCCAGCCTGGAGGAAGCCTGTTCGGGTTGCAGGAAAGTAATCCCGTAGATGCGGCGGTTGCTTACGCAGATCCTGCGAGTTCATTTGGCCTGTCGGGTGATCCGATGGTTGGTCAGAGAATTGGCGGCGTCAATGTCTTCGGCGGGGGCCTTGCGTTATATAACAGTAACGGCACGCTCGTCGGAGGGGTTGGCGTGAGCGGCGATACCTCCTGCACCGACCACGTTGTCGCCTGGAACTTGCGCCACGCATTGGGGCTGGACCATCTGGCGGGATTGTTCCCAGTCTCTGGGGATGCGGCCCGCCCCGACAACATGGTTCAGGACATTGTGTTCGCTTCTGCACCCTCCCAGCCTGCTGATCCTGGTCACGTCACCGGGGCCGCCAATAGTCTTAGCGGCTTCGGGCACCCTATTTGCCTGAACAACCCGGATCTCTCCGCTCTTCCGGCAGTACAGTAG
- a CDS encoding 2-oxo acid dehydrogenase subunit E2 — protein sequence MLTEVVMPQMGESVAEGTVVTWLKKVGELVAKDEPLLAISTDKVDVEIPSPAVGILTEVVVQEGSTAPVGAVLAYITESLPSSIVSSDRPIEQREVAVPVTTTVTETVARPKTWYSPAVLELAKEYGVDLTQVRGTGSEGRVTRTDLLDFIAQRSQTTAAAPQVSPEPPTPLVEDQILPISPMRKAIAEHMIRSQRTAAHVTQIHEVDMTAIDRYRQAHHDAFLKQTGITLTFLPFVVKAVADGLRAYPLMNASFTREGIIVKHAINIGIAVALEEGLIVPVLREADKKGFLTLTKQLADLAARARDKRLSLEEVHEGTFTVNNFGALGTMIGTPIIVQPQTAILGLGRVVKRPVVIDDTVVIRSMAYLCLSYDHRLIDGAYASAFLNHVQGTLQGFDFSVIR from the coding sequence ATGCTCACTGAAGTCGTCATGCCCCAGATGGGCGAGAGCGTCGCTGAGGGGACGGTTGTCACTTGGCTTAAAAAGGTCGGGGAACTCGTCGCCAAAGACGAGCCGCTGCTGGCCATTTCTACGGATAAGGTAGACGTCGAGATCCCCTCGCCTGCGGTCGGGATCCTCACTGAGGTCGTTGTCCAGGAAGGCAGCACGGCGCCGGTCGGCGCTGTGCTGGCCTATATCACTGAGTCGCTACCCTCCAGCATTGTCTCCTCCGACAGGCCGATTGAGCAACGAGAAGTTGCCGTTCCGGTGACAACGACCGTTACGGAGACCGTCGCTCGGCCAAAGACGTGGTACTCCCCGGCAGTCCTCGAACTGGCAAAGGAATACGGCGTGGATCTCACCCAGGTGAGAGGAACCGGCTCAGAGGGTCGCGTCACCAGGACGGATCTGCTGGATTTCATCGCGCAGCGATCACAGACGACCGCTGCCGCGCCCCAAGTATCCCCTGAACCTCCCACTCCCCTTGTCGAAGACCAGATCCTCCCGATCAGCCCTATGCGAAAGGCCATCGCTGAGCATATGATCCGGAGCCAGCGGACCGCTGCTCACGTCACGCAGATCCATGAGGTCGATATGACGGCCATCGACCGATACCGGCAGGCACACCATGACGCCTTCCTCAAGCAGACCGGAATCACGCTCACCTTTCTTCCCTTTGTAGTGAAGGCCGTCGCGGATGGTCTGCGGGCCTATCCGCTCATGAACGCCTCCTTCACCCGTGAGGGGATCATCGTCAAACACGCGATCAATATCGGGATCGCTGTGGCCCTGGAGGAAGGTCTCATTGTCCCGGTACTGCGGGAGGCAGACAAGAAGGGCTTCCTGACCCTGACAAAACAGTTGGCTGATCTGGCCGCACGGGCTCGCGACAAACGGCTCAGCCTGGAGGAGGTCCACGAAGGCACCTTCACGGTCAACAACTTCGGCGCGTTAGGAACCATGATCGGAACACCGATCATTGTTCAGCCGCAGACGGCCATCCTGGGCCTGGGCAGGGTAGTGAAGCGGCCGGTCGTGATCGACGACACCGTCGTCATCCGTTCAATGGCCTACCTCTGCCTCTCTTATGATCATCGTCTCATCGACGGCGCCTACGCCAGCGCCTTCCTTAATCATGTGCAGGGTACGCTTCAGGGGTTTGATTTCTCCGTCATCCGATAA
- a CDS encoding alpha-ketoacid dehydrogenase subunit beta, which produces MEITYLEAIRQALWEEMDRDERVFMLGEDIGVYGGAFKVTKGFLDKFGPERVIDTPLSESAFVGAAIGAALMGMRPVVEMQFSDFIACAFDQIVNMAAKHHYRIGEPVPLVIRAPYGGGIHAGPFHSQCPEAWFFHVAGLKLVAPSTPADAKGLLKAAIRDPNPVIYFEHKYLYRHIKGEVPEGDTIVPIGQAEVKRAGTTISVITYGAMLQQSLAAAERLIPEGIDLEVLDLRTLQPMDMATIAASVKKTGRAIVVHEASKTGGIGGEIAARIGEELFQYLDAPIVRVAAPHTPVPFSPVLEEAYLPNADTIAGKARELAGF; this is translated from the coding sequence ATGGAAATCACCTATCTCGAAGCGATCCGCCAAGCCCTGTGGGAAGAAATGGACCGGGACGAGCGCGTCTTCATGCTCGGAGAGGACATCGGAGTCTACGGCGGCGCCTTCAAGGTGACAAAGGGATTCCTCGATAAGTTCGGGCCGGAGCGTGTCATTGACACGCCGTTGTCCGAGTCGGCGTTCGTCGGGGCCGCGATCGGCGCGGCCCTCATGGGAATGCGGCCGGTGGTCGAAATGCAGTTTTCCGACTTCATCGCCTGTGCCTTCGACCAGATCGTCAACATGGCGGCCAAACATCACTACCGCATCGGCGAACCGGTCCCCCTGGTTATTCGGGCCCCCTACGGCGGCGGCATCCACGCGGGGCCGTTTCATTCCCAGTGCCCCGAGGCGTGGTTTTTTCATGTGGCCGGCCTGAAGCTGGTGGCCCCCTCTACTCCTGCTGATGCCAAAGGCCTCCTGAAAGCCGCCATCCGCGATCCCAACCCCGTGATCTACTTTGAGCACAAGTACCTCTATCGTCATATCAAAGGGGAGGTGCCGGAGGGAGATACGATCGTGCCGATCGGCCAGGCGGAGGTGAAAAGAGCAGGCACTACCATCAGCGTGATCACCTACGGCGCCATGCTCCAGCAGTCACTCGCAGCCGCAGAGCGGCTCATACCTGAGGGGATCGACTTAGAGGTGCTGGACCTCCGAACACTTCAGCCCATGGATATGGCCACAATCGCCGCCTCGGTCAAGAAGACCGGACGGGCAATAGTGGTACATGAGGCGTCGAAGACCGGCGGCATCGGAGGCGAGATCGCGGCCCGGATCGGAGAGGAACTCTTCCAGTATCTGGATGCTCCTATCGTCCGCGTGGCAGCCCCCCATACCCCTGTTCCCTTCAGTCCCGTACTGGAGGAGGCATATCTGCCCAATGCCGACACAATCGCCGGCAAGGCGCGAGAGCTGGCCGGCTTCTGA
- a CDS encoding thiamine pyrophosphate-dependent dehydrogenase E1 component subunit alpha, with protein MGVQKPTPAELRNIYYYLKLTRGLEQRVITLYRQGKIVGGVYLGTGEEAIAVGSASALEPDDVIAPTHRDLGANLTKGITPKEYMAQYLAKQTGLTRGRDGNVHFGDITRGIIGFISPMADLLPVAAGVALTFKLRRERRVVAAFFGDGASSRGDFHEALNFAAVLKLPVVFVCHNNQYAYSTPLSRQMAVEHIADRAKAYGMPGIIVDGNDVLAVRDSVSEAVARARAGEGPALVEGKTMRMRGHAEHDDALYVPPALLEEWRKRDPIDRFAAYLRDCKLLDDTSAKEIDDRIAKEIEEAVLFAESSPLPDAKELLDGVYAA; from the coding sequence ATAGGGGTCCAGAAGCCCACACCAGCGGAACTACGCAACATTTACTACTACCTCAAGCTCACCCGCGGCCTGGAACAGCGGGTGATTACGCTCTACCGACAGGGTAAGATCGTCGGCGGCGTCTACCTCGGCACCGGCGAAGAGGCCATCGCAGTGGGTAGCGCCTCCGCACTGGAGCCAGACGATGTCATCGCCCCCACTCATCGGGACCTCGGCGCGAATCTCACGAAGGGAATCACGCCGAAGGAGTATATGGCCCAGTACCTGGCCAAGCAGACCGGACTGACCCGGGGACGGGATGGTAATGTTCATTTCGGCGATATCACACGAGGCATCATCGGATTCATCAGTCCGATGGCCGACCTGCTGCCGGTGGCGGCGGGCGTTGCCCTCACCTTCAAGCTTCGGCGCGAGCGGCGAGTAGTCGCGGCCTTCTTCGGCGATGGCGCGTCAAGTCGCGGTGATTTTCATGAGGCTTTGAACTTCGCGGCGGTGCTGAAACTGCCCGTCGTCTTCGTCTGCCACAACAATCAGTACGCCTACTCCACCCCGCTCTCCCGTCAGATGGCTGTCGAGCATATAGCCGATCGCGCCAAGGCCTATGGGATGCCGGGCATCATCGTGGATGGCAACGATGTGCTCGCTGTCCGCGACTCCGTCTCCGAGGCGGTCGCTCGCGCGAGAGCGGGCGAAGGCCCTGCGCTCGTGGAAGGCAAAACGATGCGGATGCGAGGTCATGCCGAGCATGATGACGCCCTGTATGTTCCACCTGCCCTGCTCGAAGAGTGGCGAAAGCGGGATCCCATCGATCGATTCGCAGCGTATCTGCGGGACTGCAAGCTCCTTGATGACACTTCCGCCAAGGAGATCGACGACCGCATCGCGAAGGAGATCGAGGAGGCGGTCCTATTCGCAGAATCAAGCCCGCTTCCGGATGCAAAGGAGCTTCTCGATGGAGTCTACGCCGCTTAG
- a CDS encoding cupin domain-containing protein: protein MLDQLIKRYDWYDHPEGLKFVETHRDEYRTSGHWLMLPGTFSAFHRVLNNEELWYIHYGKITLHTIDTRGRLRSLTLGPDVSAGESPVIAVPKNCWQAAEIGDGVPYAFGSVVCAPAFRFELFEIGNRQCLIEKFPRYGEVISRLTMP, encoded by the coding sequence ATGCTCGATCAACTCATCAAACGTTACGATTGGTATGACCACCCAGAGGGGTTGAAATTTGTCGAGACCCATCGCGATGAATATCGCACCTCGGGCCATTGGTTGATGCTTCCGGGAACGTTTTCAGCATTCCATCGTGTCCTCAACAATGAAGAGCTCTGGTATATTCATTACGGCAAGATCACGCTTCATACCATCGATACGAGAGGGAGACTCAGATCGCTCACATTAGGCCCTGACGTTTCTGCGGGCGAATCCCCGGTTATCGCGGTTCCGAAGAATTGTTGGCAAGCCGCTGAAATCGGCGATGGAGTTCCCTATGCATTTGGATCAGTCGTGTGTGCGCCGGCGTTTCGTTTTGAACTATTCGAGATCGGCAATCGCCAATGTCTTATTGAGAAATTCCCTCGGTATGGAGAGGTAATTTCTCGATTGACTATGCCGTGA
- a CDS encoding ankyrin repeat domain-containing protein, whose protein sequence is MGFFGSLFESGGKSAEKLIEASKSGSTEKVKSLLAEGADVNARDQDGWTALMHASWHGHSGISQMLLNKGADVNAKASDGGTALMRAAERGHSGVAGLLLNQGADVNAKASDGGTATMRASWYGQTGVVGLLLNQGADVNASNDGGDTALMRASEKGHVEVAELLLNQGADVNASDNDGETALMRAALSGHSGVAELLLNKGADVNARDNNRLTALIYSSGNGHSEVAELLLNKGADVNAKASNGGTALMYASSNHHPKVAELLEKHGAR, encoded by the coding sequence ATGGGTTTCTTTGGCTCATTGTTTGAGAGTGGTGGGAAGTCTGCTGAAAAGCTCATCGAGGCGTCCAAATCTGGATCCACCGAAAAAGTCAAGAGCCTGTTAGCTGAAGGCGCTGATGTGAACGCGAGGGACCAAGATGGCTGGACTGCCCTGATGCATGCGTCCTGGCACGGGCATTCCGGGATTTCACAGATGCTGCTCAATAAAGGCGCTGATGTCAACGCCAAGGCTAGTGATGGCGGGACCGCTCTGATGCGGGCGGCTGAGCGAGGGCATTCCGGGGTCGCAGGGCTTCTGCTCAATCAAGGCGCTGATGTCAATGCCAAGGCTAGTGATGGCGGGACCGCCACGATGCGGGCGTCTTGGTATGGACAAACCGGAGTTGTAGGGCTGCTGCTCAATCAAGGCGCTGATGTGAACGCAAGCAATGATGGTGGCGACACGGCCCTGATGCGTGCGTCTGAGAAAGGTCATGTCGAGGTTGCGGAGTTGCTGCTCAATCAAGGCGCTGATGTGAACGCAAGCGATAATGATGGCGAGACGGCCCTGATGCGTGCAGCCTTGAGTGGTCATTCCGGGGTCGCAGAGCTGCTTCTCAATAAAGGGGCCGATGTGAATGCGAGGGATAATAATCGCCTAACGGCCTTGATATATTCGTCTGGGAATGGGCATTCCGAGGTTGCGGAGTTGCTGCTCAATAAAGGCGCTGATGTCAACGCCAAGGCTAGTAATGGCGGGACGGCCCTGATGTATGCGTCTTCGAATCATCATCCGAAAGTTGCTGAACTGCTGGAGAAGCACGGAGCGCGCTAA
- a CDS encoding BrnA antitoxin family protein — MRKGYDFSKATRNPYAKRVKRQLTIRVDDATIEYFRKLAEEVSVPYQTLINMYLRDCAASRRRLAMKWIPAA; from the coding sequence ATGAGAAAGGGATATGACTTTTCAAAGGCAACAAGGAATCCTTACGCCAAGCGCGTGAAGAGACAGCTCACCATCCGGGTAGACGATGCAACCATCGAATATTTTAGAAAACTCGCTGAAGAGGTAAGCGTCCCGTATCAAACGCTAATCAATATGTATCTTCGTGATTGTGCGGCGTCACGGCGTCGATTAGCAATGAAGTGGATACCTGCAGCATAA